The proteins below are encoded in one region of Clostridium estertheticum:
- a CDS encoding GerAB/ArcD/ProY family transporter: MNKKNKLITSTELFFILVGCIVGIGVTSLPADVVSIAKQDGWISTIIGGIYPLYIVLIGGIIIRKYPGSNIMNLSKAFFGKIIGNFLNLLFMLQFLFYAVLVTSGASNLLRAYSMYFIPHFKMVILFATIACYASIKGLKVLARFTTITFFLICLIIVASTVTFKSSSILNVKPFFGAGLPKILEGSVKSAFAYANMELLLIVYPYVQQKKDILKAALLSTFVIIFFHTWVVFTSIYFSGPDLIPKEIWPFSFVAESFKIPVINNFRYINIIILAIMAYKTISIQFYASTKILNNITKIKRKTICFLLLPIIFVFPMLIGNEVIRKEILGKAMPWITLYNIAYVTIIALLTLLIDKRKLNHIEKINP, translated from the coding sequence ATGAATAAAAAGAATAAACTAATAACCTCTACTGAGCTTTTTTTCATCTTGGTTGGCTGTATCGTAGGTATAGGGGTCACTAGTCTACCTGCAGACGTAGTAAGCATTGCAAAACAGGATGGGTGGATTTCTACCATTATAGGTGGGATATATCCATTATATATTGTTCTAATCGGAGGAATAATAATAAGAAAATATCCTGGTAGTAATATAATGAATTTAAGCAAAGCATTTTTCGGAAAAATAATAGGTAATTTTTTAAATTTATTATTTATGCTCCAGTTTTTATTCTATGCAGTATTAGTTACTTCTGGTGCAAGTAATCTATTAAGAGCGTATAGTATGTATTTTATTCCACATTTTAAGATGGTTATACTTTTCGCAACTATTGCTTGTTATGCTTCAATTAAAGGCTTAAAAGTATTAGCCAGATTTACTACTATAACATTTTTTTTAATATGTCTTATAATAGTGGCATCCACAGTAACCTTTAAGTCCTCTAGTATTTTAAATGTAAAACCTTTTTTTGGAGCAGGTCTCCCTAAAATTTTAGAAGGAAGCGTGAAATCTGCTTTTGCTTATGCAAATATGGAATTACTATTAATAGTATATCCATATGTTCAGCAAAAAAAAGATATATTAAAAGCTGCTTTATTGAGCACTTTTGTAATAATTTTTTTTCATACCTGGGTAGTTTTTACATCTATTTATTTTTCTGGACCTGATTTAATACCAAAAGAAATATGGCCATTTTCCTTCGTAGCTGAGTCCTTTAAAATACCTGTGATAAATAATTTTAGATATATAAACATAATTATATTGGCTATTATGGCATATAAAACCATATCCATTCAATTTTATGCCTCAACTAAAATATTAAATAATATTACAAAAATAAAAAGAAAAACAATTTGCTTTTTATTATTACCAATTATTTTTGTTTTTCCAATGTTAATTGGAAATGAAGTAATCAGAAAAGAAATTTTGGGCAAAGCTATGCCTTGGATAACCTTATATAACATTGCTTATGTGACCATAATTGCATTATTAACTCTTTTAATAGATAAGAGAAAACTTAATCATATTGAAAAAATTAACCCGTAA
- a CDS encoding spore germination protein: protein MKNESINSKINNMINILGPSAPIKVKNIAIGKNPSIQGAIIYIDGLVDKNVINRDILNPLMLQIQISITLDNNTSRFLCSNYITAECSFIKDNTTQVSKEIKNGNTLFIIENIEDYIIIDTTGGEIRKISDPTNEISLRGSRDGFVENLEVNISLLRRKIKDSNLSIEKFVVGRRTQTDLALVYIKDLVDTEVLDELKKRINAVNVDSITGIGILLEFIDENPYSIFPMALATERPDRVTANIMEGRIALILNGTPFVVTLPSVFIEFFHTVEDYNEKTISANFIRLLRILTVLLVITLPSVYLTLIKYNAELIPVQFVIPIVQSRIGISLTPFMEILILELLMEILREGGLRLPSKIAQTVSIVGGIIIGNAIVESKMVSPTTLLVVGITVVASFVVPAVDMSLSIRLLRFPMLFLANAMGIMGIATGFTFLIIHLSSLENFGVPYMDFKKDDLKDTFTRAQLWKMNARPSIVSGQNNKRQNNFRYKFRRKKDE from the coding sequence ATGAAAAATGAAAGTATAAACTCTAAAATAAATAATATGATAAATATCTTAGGACCATCAGCTCCTATTAAAGTCAAAAATATAGCAATTGGCAAAAATCCATCAATACAAGGCGCTATTATATATATTGATGGTCTAGTAGACAAAAATGTCATTAATAGGGATATTCTTAATCCATTAATGCTTCAAATACAAATTTCCATAACATTAGATAACAATACATCCAGATTTTTGTGTAGTAATTACATTACTGCAGAATGTTCTTTTATCAAAGATAATACTACTCAAGTTTCTAAAGAGATTAAAAATGGCAATACTTTATTTATTATTGAAAATATAGAAGATTACATTATAATTGATACAACTGGTGGCGAAATCAGAAAAATATCTGATCCAACCAATGAAATATCACTTAGGGGATCCAGAGATGGATTTGTGGAAAACCTAGAAGTTAATATAAGTCTGCTCCGTAGGAAAATAAAAGATTCAAACCTTTCCATTGAAAAATTTGTTGTTGGAAGACGGACACAAACTGATTTAGCCTTAGTTTATATTAAAGATTTAGTTGATACTGAGGTTCTAGATGAACTAAAAAAAAGAATAAATGCAGTAAACGTAGATTCTATTACTGGAATAGGGATATTACTTGAATTTATAGATGAGAATCCATACAGTATTTTTCCAATGGCTTTGGCCACAGAGAGACCAGATAGAGTAACCGCAAATATTATGGAAGGAAGAATTGCTTTGATTTTAAATGGCACACCTTTTGTGGTAACATTACCCTCTGTATTTATTGAATTTTTTCACACTGTTGAAGATTATAACGAAAAAACAATATCTGCAAATTTTATAAGACTTCTTAGAATTTTAACAGTTTTATTAGTAATTACACTTCCTTCCGTTTATTTAACGTTAATCAAGTATAATGCTGAACTCATACCCGTTCAATTTGTTATCCCTATAGTACAATCTAGAATAGGAATATCTCTTACCCCATTTATGGAAATACTTATACTGGAACTACTTATGGAAATCTTAAGAGAAGGAGGATTAAGGCTTCCCTCTAAAATAGCACAAACTGTAAGTATAGTTGGAGGCATTATTATAGGAAATGCCATAGTAGAATCAAAGATGGTAAGTCCTACTACTTTGCTTGTAGTTGGTATCACGGTTGTTGCATCTTTTGTAGTACCCGCTGTTGATATGTCTCTCTCTATAAGGCTTCTAAGATTTCCAATGTTATTTTTAGCAAATGCTATGGGTATAATGGGGATTGCTACAGGCTTTACTTTTCTTATCATTCATTTATCCTCCTTGGAGAATTTTGGTGTTCCATATATGGACTTTAAAAAAGATGATTTAAAGGATACATTTACGAGAGCACAATTATGGAAAATGAATGCTCGTCCATCAATAGTCTCAGGCCAGAATAATAAAAGACAAAATAATTTCAGATATAAATTTAGGAGAAAAAAAGATGAATAA
- a CDS encoding Ger(x)C family spore germination protein, whose protein sequence is MKRYSLLIISFSCIIIYIIFNSSEGSVPIEDIGISSGVSLDLTTNRPLNEYNIVSSIYNFNKKDEISSEILEGTGKNIPDSRSTRQTISGKLYFLGLQKVFIFSEAFATSGINHLIDILMTNQEMNDAAWIVVCKDKAIDMLKFKVNDAPTSADHINDMVESSKNQNFMSKDYKVVDMYVRVNSEGRDLVIPYLEILNKKITISGMAVFNKDKMVTKIPMEDARYMNFLRNNKVKGILTLQKDSSHWISTYGEVKRKVHCEKINGKYKFNIDIEFKGKVANNTLYNDFMNNPKTVEKYSHELEEETKKRCNKFIYKMQNQYKTDCLELGRDAAAAFGRNPKIDWNDVVCNSDITVNVTVKVDSLGRGEFLYKNK, encoded by the coding sequence ATGAAAAGATATAGTTTATTAATAATATCTTTTTCATGTATAATTATATATATCATATTTAATTCAAGTGAAGGCAGCGTTCCTATAGAGGATATAGGTATTTCTTCAGGAGTATCATTGGACCTCACAACAAATCGTCCGTTAAATGAATATAACATTGTTTCAAGTATATATAATTTCAATAAAAAAGATGAAATTTCAAGTGAAATATTAGAGGGTACCGGTAAAAACATTCCTGATTCCAGGTCAACCAGGCAAACTATCAGTGGTAAATTATACTTTCTTGGATTACAGAAAGTATTTATTTTTAGTGAAGCTTTCGCAACCTCTGGGATAAACCACCTTATTGATATATTGATGACGAATCAAGAAATGAATGATGCTGCATGGATTGTTGTCTGTAAGGATAAGGCCATTGATATGTTAAAATTTAAAGTTAATGATGCTCCCACTTCAGCAGATCATATTAACGATATGGTAGAAAGCTCTAAAAACCAAAATTTCATGTCTAAAGACTATAAAGTTGTTGATATGTATGTAAGAGTAAATTCAGAGGGGCGAGATTTAGTTATTCCTTACCTAGAAATACTAAACAAAAAAATTACAATAAGCGGCATGGCCGTTTTTAATAAAGACAAAATGGTAACAAAAATACCAATGGAAGACGCCAGATATATGAATTTTTTAAGGAACAATAAAGTTAAAGGAATACTAACACTTCAAAAAGATTCATCACATTGGATATCAACTTATGGGGAAGTGAAAAGAAAGGTACACTGTGAAAAAATCAATGGTAAATATAAATTTAATATTGATATAGAATTTAAAGGTAAGGTAGCAAATAATACTTTGTATAATGATTTTATGAATAATCCCAAAACCGTAGAAAAGTACAGTCATGAATTAGAAGAAGAAACAAAAAAAAGGTGTAATAAATTTATATATAAAATGCAAAATCAATATAAAACAGACTGCCTAGAACTTGGTCGTGATGCTGCAGCTGCTTTTGGGCGAAATCCTAAAATTGATTGGAATGACGTTGTTTGTAATTCAGATATCACAGTTAATGTAACTGTTAAGGTTGATAGTCTTGGAAGAGGTGAATTTTTATATAAAAACAAATAA
- a CDS encoding pentapeptide repeat-containing protein produces the protein MATNRSVKGNFNYNNIEKTGKNFMYKNLERSNCYNSDFSDSNFNYVNFRGAHFKSCVFLECTFKCAEFIGTNLKDSDFQNTVFENTLFDSTNLDGADFKDAEFKNTIFLLTDVHKAKNLSLKNPEIRIFDEIPELEISDDLRFAILKVMKNKYVKAARVLDTKNGDINIINIMILLENFDEETLIKGLNLVSDDLNCDFHTLSYIIKYLKNNM, from the coding sequence ATGGCTACAAATAGAAGTGTTAAAGGTAATTTTAATTATAACAATATAGAAAAAACGGGAAAAAACTTTATGTATAAAAATCTTGAAAGAAGCAATTGTTATAATAGTGATTTTTCAGATTCGAATTTTAATTATGTTAACTTTAGAGGAGCTCACTTTAAATCATGTGTTTTTCTTGAATGTACATTTAAATGTGCCGAATTTATTGGAACAAATCTAAAAGACAGCGATTTTCAAAATACTGTATTTGAAAATACTTTATTTGATTCTACAAATTTAGATGGAGCAGATTTTAAAGATGCGGAATTTAAAAACACTATATTTTTGTTAACCGATGTTCATAAAGCTAAAAATCTAAGCCTTAAAAATCCGGAAATAAGAATTTTTGATGAAATACCAGAATTAGAAATTAGTGATGATCTTCGTTTCGCAATTTTAAAAGTAATGAAAAACAAATATGTAAAAGCTGCAAGAGTCCTTGATACAAAAAATGGTGATATTAATATAATAAATATAATGATATTACTAGAAAACTTTGATGAAGAAACTTTGATTAAAGGATTAAATCTTGTTAGTGATGATTTAAATTGTGATTTTCATACATTAAGTTACATAATTAAATATTTAAAAAATAATATGTAA
- a CDS encoding ABC transporter permease, with amino-acid sequence MKNKKSRNSIKKYLSLHLKYLTTISPALIWLIVFFVMPLLFIVVVSFSTRGEVGNIIYKFTLENYIRLLDPLYINIFLKSILIATYTTMLCLIFGYPFAYIIANLNKKFKPLLLLLIILPFWTNSLVRTYAIIVLLKTEGIINTLLLHFHIINIPLNLMYNNFAVMIGMLYMMFPFMVLPLYTSIEKLDKRILDAASDLGAGPFYKFIKIILPLTKGGIVSGSILVFIPTLGLFFVTDLMGGSKVILMSNLIKNQFLTARDWPFGSAISVILIIVMLSVILYSTKLTGTKGTKEVL; translated from the coding sequence ATGAAAAATAAGAAATCAAGAAATTCCATAAAAAAATATTTATCATTACATCTAAAATATTTAACAACAATTTCCCCTGCTCTTATATGGCTGATAGTATTTTTTGTTATGCCACTTTTATTTATAGTTGTTGTAAGTTTTTCTACTAGAGGCGAAGTTGGTAACATCATATATAAATTTACGTTAGAAAACTATATAAGGCTTTTAGACCCTCTTTATATTAATATTTTTCTAAAATCAATCCTGATAGCTACATATACTACTATGTTATGTTTGATTTTCGGATATCCTTTTGCATACATAATAGCAAATTTGAATAAAAAATTTAAGCCACTATTACTTTTACTAATAATACTCCCATTTTGGACTAACTCATTAGTTAGGACCTATGCAATAATAGTGTTACTTAAAACAGAAGGAATAATAAATACATTACTATTACACTTTCATATAATAAATATACCTCTTAATTTAATGTATAACAATTTTGCGGTTATGATTGGTATGTTATACATGATGTTTCCATTTATGGTTCTACCGCTATATACTTCCATAGAAAAACTTGACAAGAGAATATTAGATGCTGCATCTGATCTTGGGGCAGGTCCGTTTTATAAATTCATCAAAATTATTCTTCCACTTACCAAAGGTGGGATTGTATCAGGTTCTATTTTAGTTTTTATTCCTACTCTTGGACTTTTCTTTGTAACTGACCTTATGGGAGGTAGTAAGGTAATCCTTATGAGTAATCTAATCAAAAATCAATTCCTTACTGCAAGAGATTGGCCCTTCGGTTCTGCTATATCAGTTATTTTAATAATTGTTATGTTATCTGTTATTTTATATAGTACAAAACTAACTGGAACTAAAGGAACTAAGGAGGTATTATAA
- a CDS encoding extracellular solute-binding protein, giving the protein MKSKKTNSLKFLYLILIFMFIYIPIIVLIGFSFNQSKLNVVWTGFTFKWYGSLLHNAGILDAVKNSFIIAIISTIISVIIGTLAAIGTYRYKFRAKKLVDAILYVPLVIPEIVMGISLLAFFSIAKIPLGRVSLIIAHVTFSIAYVVAVVKTRLDGFDRSVEEVAMDLYATPIKTFFNITLPIIMPGVIAGALLAFTLSLDDVIISFFVAGPGSVTLPLKVFSMVKFGVTPEINALSTILIFLTIIIICFALLIRNVNINMKKIGAIVTSILIVFGSIGGGIFTYANHNAQPEEVLNVFNWSEYLPQSVIDKFEQTYNIKVNYSTFSSNEEMLAKLMAGGGNYDLTVASDFMVEILSKQELITPINKSSLTNLSNIGPQYLNLPFDRGNKYSVPYMWLAGVISYDSSKIPEGTIKGYKDLWKPEFKNSLTVLDDERVIIGMTLKMLGYPLNETSPAALQKAKDALIKLQPNIKSYDSDSPKTSLINGESKAMFAWGAEGNLARLENPNIKYVIPKEGLFLQQDNFVIPKAAKNVKAAQLFINFIMQPEISAEISHKFPYGNPNVAAYKYIDKKILDDKAVYPPKEIVKKGEYLKDIGKSVTDLDKIWTEVK; this is encoded by the coding sequence ATGAAAAGCAAAAAAACAAATTCACTGAAATTTTTATATTTAATTCTAATATTTATGTTTATATATATACCTATTATAGTACTTATCGGATTTTCCTTTAACCAGTCAAAATTAAATGTAGTTTGGACCGGTTTCACATTTAAATGGTATGGTAGTCTACTCCATAATGCGGGCATATTAGATGCTGTTAAGAACTCATTTATTATAGCTATAATTAGTACAATAATTTCTGTGATTATAGGAACTTTAGCCGCCATTGGAACGTATAGATATAAATTTCGCGCTAAAAAATTAGTTGACGCAATACTTTATGTGCCTTTAGTTATACCTGAAATAGTTATGGGTATATCCTTGCTTGCTTTTTTCTCCATAGCAAAGATCCCTTTAGGTAGAGTGTCTTTAATTATTGCCCATGTTACTTTCAGCATAGCTTATGTAGTCGCGGTGGTAAAAACTAGACTTGACGGCTTCGATAGGTCTGTTGAAGAAGTTGCTATGGATCTTTACGCTACACCTATAAAAACCTTTTTTAATATAACTCTACCAATTATTATGCCAGGTGTTATTGCAGGAGCATTACTTGCCTTTACTTTATCGCTTGATGATGTAATAATTAGTTTTTTTGTAGCTGGACCTGGTAGTGTTACTTTGCCTCTTAAAGTATTTTCTATGGTAAAGTTTGGCGTTACGCCTGAAATTAACGCCCTATCTACCATACTAATATTTTTAACCATTATTATAATTTGTTTTGCACTTTTAATTCGAAATGTAAATATAAATATGAAAAAGATTGGAGCTATAGTAACCTCAATTTTGATTGTATTTGGAAGTATTGGTGGTGGAATATTCACTTATGCTAACCACAATGCGCAGCCTGAGGAAGTTTTAAATGTTTTTAACTGGTCTGAATATTTACCACAGTCCGTTATAGATAAATTTGAACAAACCTATAATATTAAAGTAAATTATAGTACTTTTTCATCAAATGAAGAAATGCTAGCAAAACTTATGGCAGGTGGTGGAAATTATGATTTAACAGTAGCTAGTGACTTTATGGTTGAAATATTAAGTAAACAAGAACTTATAACACCGATAAATAAAAGTAGTTTAACAAATTTAAGCAATATTGGACCTCAATATTTAAACTTACCCTTTGATCGTGGTAATAAATATAGTGTTCCTTATATGTGGCTTGCAGGTGTAATCTCCTATGATAGTTCAAAAATCCCTGAGGGCACAATAAAGGGCTATAAGGATCTTTGGAAACCAGAGTTTAAAAATTCTTTAACTGTACTTGATGATGAAAGAGTTATAATTGGAATGACACTTAAGATGCTTGGGTATCCACTAAATGAAACTAGCCCAGCAGCTCTTCAAAAAGCAAAAGATGCACTTATAAAACTTCAGCCTAATATAAAATCTTATGATAGTGATAGTCCCAAAACAAGCCTTATAAATGGCGAGTCAAAAGCAATGTTCGCCTGGGGAGCAGAAGGAAATCTAGCACGCCTTGAAAACCCAAATATAAAATACGTAATCCCAAAGGAAGGGCTATTTCTTCAACAAGATAACTTTGTAATTCCAAAAGCTGCAAAAAATGTTAAAGCGGCGCAGCTTTTTATAAATTTTATAATGCAGCCTGAAATAAGTGCTGAGATTTCTCATAAGTTCCCTTACGGAAATCCTAATGTAGCAGCATACAAATATATAGATAAAAAAATACTAGATGATAAAGCAGTTTATCCGCCTAAAGAAATTGTAAAAAAGGGTGAATACTTAAAGGATATAGGAAAATCAGTAACAGATTTAGATAAGATATGGACGGAAGTTAAATAA
- a CDS encoding ABC transporter ATP-binding protein codes for MTKGVFVQLLNICKSFNQDDPIIKNLDLDIHQGEFLTLLGPSGCGKTTTLRMIAGFELPTSGEIIIDGENITQKPPYIRCVNTVFQNYALFPHMNIYDNIAFGLKMKKMTKSEIKDNVNKMLKMVQLEGFENRMPSMLSGGQMQRVAIARAIVNKPKVLLLDEPLGALDLKLRKQMQLELKHLQKILGITFVFVTHDQEEALTMSDRIVVMNSGVIEQIGTPEELYEHPRTKFVATFLGETNILEGEIIKLKENEVLLKLYEEEDIIRIPNHNYNLGDKFIVSVRPERIKIKETVEEGDVWLICKFKERIYVGSTIKVIMLLKDNKEIIVNEPIGQNFVFLNETNNYFVTWNPNHTIVIKE; via the coding sequence GTGACAAAAGGTGTTTTCGTTCAATTGTTAAATATTTGTAAGAGTTTTAATCAAGATGACCCTATCATTAAAAACTTAGACCTTGACATACATCAAGGTGAATTTCTAACCCTACTCGGACCAAGTGGTTGTGGAAAAACGACTACCTTAAGAATGATTGCTGGTTTTGAATTGCCTACAAGTGGCGAAATTATAATTGATGGAGAAAATATTACGCAAAAGCCACCTTACATTAGGTGTGTTAACACAGTATTTCAAAACTATGCGTTATTTCCTCATATGAATATCTATGATAATATAGCCTTTGGTCTTAAAATGAAGAAAATGACGAAGAGTGAAATAAAAGACAATGTAAATAAGATGTTAAAAATGGTTCAACTTGAAGGTTTTGAAAATAGAATGCCCTCTATGCTAAGTGGTGGACAAATGCAACGTGTTGCTATAGCAAGAGCAATCGTAAACAAACCAAAAGTTCTTCTTTTAGATGAGCCCCTAGGTGCACTTGATTTAAAGCTCCGCAAACAAATGCAATTGGAACTTAAGCATCTTCAAAAAATTCTTGGAATAACATTTGTTTTCGTGACCCATGATCAAGAAGAGGCACTAACAATGTCCGACCGAATCGTTGTTATGAACAGTGGTGTTATTGAGCAAATTGGTACACCAGAAGAACTTTATGAGCACCCTAGAACTAAATTTGTAGCTACATTTTTAGGAGAAACAAATATCTTAGAAGGTGAGATTATTAAATTAAAGGAGAATGAAGTTTTGCTTAAGCTTTATGAAGAAGAAGATATAATTAGAATACCTAACCATAATTATAATCTAGGTGATAAATTTATAGTTTCTGTTAGACCTGAGAGGATTAAAATAAAAGAAACCGTTGAAGAAGGCGACGTTTGGTTAATTTGTAAATTCAAGGAAAGAATTTATGTAGGTTCAACCATTAAAGTTATTATGCTTCTTAAAGATAATAAAGAAATTATAGTTAATGAGCCAATAGGACAAAATTTTGTATTTTTAAATGAGACAAACAATTATTTTGTAACATGGAATCCTAATCATACTATAGTTATTAAGGAATAA
- the gtfA gene encoding sucrose phosphorylase → MTVKNQVQLITYPDSLGGDLKTLNNVLLKYFSDIFKGGIHILPPFPSSGDRGFAPLTYLEIESTFGSWEDIRNIGENFDILLDLMVNHISKQSTYFQDFLKNGYKSEYADLFITLDKVWNDGNPVKKDVSKMFLRRKEPFSSFTIEKTGRIEKVWTTFGKENPSEQIDIDINSEKTRKLLTDFLVNFSKQNVKIVRLDAVGYIIKKLGTSCFFVEPEIYKFIDWITELANSLGIELLPEVHAQYKTQFKLAEHGNWIYDFILPYMILDTLINKSSVSLCKYLEVRPHKQFTMLDCHDGIPVKPDLDGLVTTDDAKKLTDICVERGSNLSLIYSSEHKDKDGFDVHQIRCSYYSVLNCDDDAYLAARAIQFFAPGIPQVYYVGLLAGENDNENVAATGEGREINRHNFSTTEIDEALQKKVVQRLLQLIRFRNEYPAFNGKFKVLSSTEHKINLSWQKDDKICTLNIDLKNNNSVIEYIDELSNLILYKI, encoded by the coding sequence ATGACAGTGAAAAATCAAGTACAACTCATCACTTATCCAGATTCTCTTGGAGGGGATTTGAAAACCCTTAATAATGTACTTCTAAAATATTTTTCCGATATATTTAAAGGCGGAATTCATATTTTACCTCCATTTCCTTCTTCTGGTGATAGAGGATTTGCCCCTTTAACTTATTTAGAAATCGAATCAACATTTGGTTCTTGGGAAGATATTAGAAACATTGGTGAAAATTTTGATATTCTTCTAGATCTGATGGTAAATCATATTTCTAAGCAATCTACATATTTTCAAGATTTTTTAAAAAATGGATATAAATCAGAGTATGCTGATCTTTTTATTACATTGGATAAGGTTTGGAATGATGGTAATCCTGTTAAAAAAGATGTTTCAAAGATGTTCCTTCGTAGAAAGGAGCCTTTTTCTAGCTTTACAATTGAAAAAACAGGTAGAATTGAAAAAGTATGGACAACTTTTGGTAAAGAGAATCCATCTGAGCAAATCGATATTGATATTAATTCAGAAAAAACCCGAAAACTCTTAACAGACTTCCTTGTAAACTTCAGTAAGCAAAATGTAAAGATAGTTCGACTGGATGCCGTTGGATATATAATTAAAAAACTAGGTACAAGTTGTTTTTTTGTAGAGCCTGAAATATATAAATTTATAGATTGGATAACCGAGTTGGCAAATTCCTTGGGAATTGAATTACTTCCAGAAGTCCATGCACAATATAAAACACAGTTTAAATTAGCGGAGCATGGCAATTGGATATACGATTTTATATTGCCCTATATGATTCTTGATACTCTAATAAATAAGTCAAGCGTTAGTCTGTGCAAATATCTTGAGGTTCGTCCTCATAAACAATTTACTATGCTAGACTGTCACGATGGCATTCCTGTTAAGCCGGATCTAGATGGTCTTGTAACAACTGATGATGCAAAGAAACTTACAGATATCTGTGTTGAAAGAGGTTCTAACCTCAGCTTAATTTATTCTTCTGAGCATAAAGATAAAGACGGTTTTGATGTTCACCAAATAAGATGTTCTTATTATTCAGTTCTTAATTGTGATGACGATGCATACTTAGCTGCAAGAGCCATTCAATTTTTTGCTCCGGGAATCCCACAAGTTTATTATGTAGGACTACTCGCTGGTGAAAATGATAATGAAAATGTAGCAGCTACAGGTGAAGGGCGTGAAATCAACCGACATAATTTTAGCACTACGGAGATTGATGAGGCACTGCAAAAAAAAGTCGTACAAAGATTGCTACAACTTATCCGATTTAGAAATGAATATCCAGCTTTTAACGGTAAATTCAAGGTTTTATCTTCCACTGAACATAAAATTAATCTTTCGTGGCAAAAGGACGATAAAATTTGTACATTGAATATAGATTTGAAAAACAATAATTCAGTTATTGAATATATAGACGAATTAAGCAATTTAATATTATATAAAATTTAG
- a CDS encoding metal-dependent hydrolase: MNGRSHQKIAMLSYAIVATVPIINSMAIFNNRYIHVPMGISLIGLGTACLSGLLVDADSQNSKINHMNPLTGTSNKVTHDIEKLLKLLLRLLLGVGLCALIIWNSKTIIAQLSRIKFIGEYAKICTYFMSFIFLLIGITNERIYKNIPVIGFVYKKLSNIISKGSNNFKRTTMFLTYIGSSLILALYNVTNLNDSSIYLICILLICIAIFPHRTFLHSIEGVIVFTISASYVFNKLGYEYLTGCFFVGYISHIYWADIFTKEGVPILSTPRFIAELLKKIGIHNKFVYILEKIGRFKLKLPPHITTGSDAGNLFEVIYIIILFIVFVVSFNVYGGNFRVI, encoded by the coding sequence ATGAATGGGCGGTCACATCAAAAGATAGCAATGTTATCATACGCAATAGTAGCTACAGTACCCATAATTAATTCAATGGCAATATTCAATAATAGATATATTCATGTTCCAATGGGAATAAGCCTTATAGGTCTTGGCACTGCATGTCTTTCAGGATTGCTTGTAGATGCTGATAGTCAAAACAGTAAGATAAACCATATGAACCCACTTACAGGTACAAGTAATAAAGTAACCCACGACATAGAAAAGTTGTTAAAGTTATTATTAAGATTGCTTTTGGGTGTTGGGCTATGTGCACTAATCATATGGAATTCCAAAACTATTATAGCGCAGTTATCAAGAATAAAATTTATAGGTGAATATGCAAAAATATGTACATATTTTATGTCTTTTATTTTTTTACTTATAGGTATTACTAATGAGCGAATTTACAAAAATATCCCTGTAATTGGTTTCGTTTATAAGAAATTATCAAATATAATAAGTAAGGGATCAAATAATTTCAAAAGAACAACCATGTTCTTAACATATATCGGTTCGAGTCTTATATTAGCGCTTTACAATGTCACTAATTTGAACGATAGTTCTATTTATCTTATTTGTATCTTATTAATATGTATCGCAATATTCCCTCACAGAACATTTTTGCACTCAATAGAGGGGGTTATTGTTTTTACTATTTCAGCATCATATGTGTTTAATAAATTAGGATACGAGTATTTAACAGGCTGTTTTTTTGTTGGGTATATAAGCCATATCTATTGGGCTGATATATTTACAAAAGAAGGCGTACCAATACTGTCAACACCACGGTTTATTGCTGAATTATTAAAAAAAATAGGAATTCACAATAAATTTGTTTATATACTAGAAAAAATAGGAAGATTTAAATTAAAATTGCCACCACATATCACCACAGGTTCTGATGCTGGGAATCTATTTGAAGTGATATATATTATAATATTATTTATTGTATTTGTAGTGAGTTTCAATGTTTATGGTGGTAATTTCAGAGTAATCTAA